One part of the Muntiacus reevesi chromosome 20, mMunRee1.1, whole genome shotgun sequence genome encodes these proteins:
- the ZBTB9 gene encoding zinc finger and BTB domain-containing protein 9 → MDTSTPLPSVAPSPACNPAPRTIQIEFPQHSSLLLEALNRHRLEGKFCDVSLLVQGRELRAHKAVLAAASPYFHDKLLLGDAPRLTLPSVIEADAFEGLLQLIYSGHLRLPLDALPAHLLVASGLQMWQVVDQCSEILRELENVGGGISSRGASPFHTLLSTTGGWCIRSSPCQTPAQSFASTQSPIGGEGSELGDMLQLQVEEEEEEEDEEDQGSAAPSQTPQSQKGYGSFPCPPASHPLPTSTTPCRFPEGENAPPESPAPHTALPPKIFYIKQEPFESKEEVAGGGSQSVGVKEETKVFPGGNTEENGELGFLLPSGAGTASGEGGPSWKPVDLHGNEILSGGGGPGGAGQAVHGPVKLGGAPPADGKRFGCLCGKRFAVKPKRDRHIMLTFSLRPFGCGICNKRFKLKHHLTEHMKTHAGTLHACPHCGRRFRVHACFLRHQDLCKGQGWATAHWTYK, encoded by the coding sequence ATGGATACCTCGACGCCTTTGCCTTCCgtagccccctccccagcctgcaaCCCAGCCCCACGGACGATCCAGATCGAGTTTCCTCAGCACAGCTCGTTGCTGCTGGAGGCCCTGAACCGCCACAGGCTGGAGGGAAAGTTCTGTGATGTCTCTCTCCTGGTGCAGGGCCGCGAACTGAGGGCCCACAAAGCAGTGTTGGCCGCCGCTTCTCCTTACTTCCACGACAAACTACTTCTGGGGGATGCACCGCGTCTCACCCTTCCCAGCGTTATCGAAGCCGATGCCTTCGAGGGGCTGCTCCAGCTCATTTATTCGGGGCACCTCCGTCTGCCCCTGGATGCTCTCCCTGCGCACCTCCTTGTGGCCAGTGGCCTGCAGATGTGGCAAGTGGTAGATCAGTGCTCAGAGATCCTTAGAGAACTGGAAAACGTAGGTGGTGGGATTTCATCCCGAGGAGCTTCCCCTTTCCACACACTTCTTTCCACCACAGGAGGCTGGTGCATCCGCTCTTCCCCTTGCCAGACCCCGGCACAGTCTTTTGCTTCTACCCAGAGCCCgattggaggggaggggagtgaacTGGGAGATATGTTACAGCTTCAGgttgaagaggaagaggaggaagaagatgagGAGGACCAAGGGTCAGCAGCACCCTCTCAGACTCCTCAGTCTCAGAAAGGGTATGGGAGTTTTCCTTGCCCTCCTGcatcccaccccctgcccacatCCACTACTCCTTGCAGGTTTCCAGAGGGCGAGAATGCcccacctgagtctcctgctccTCATACTGCATTGCCCCCCAAAATCTTCTACATCAAGCAGGAACCCTTTGAGTCCAAGGAGGAGGTAGCAGGAGGCGGAAGTCAGTCTGTAGGAGTGAAGGAGGAGACCAAAGTGTTTCCAGGAGGGAACACTGAAGAGAATGGAGAACTAGGGTTCCTACTGCCCTCAGGAGCAGGGACAGCATCTGGAGAAGGTGGTCCATCCTGGAAACCAGTGGATCTTCATGGGAATGAAATCCTGTCAGGGGGTGGGGGACCTGGGGGAGCAGGGCAGGCTGTGCATGGACCTGTGAAGCTAGGTGGCGCACCCCCTGCAGATGGAAAACGCTTTGGTTGTTTGTGTGGGAAACGCTTTGCAGTGAAGCCAAAGCGTGACCGGCACATCATGCTGACCTTCAGCCTTCGACCCTTTGGCTGTGGCATCTGCAACAAGCGTTTCAAGCTGAAGCACCATCTGACAGAGCATATGAAGACGCATGCTGGAACCCTACATGCCTGTCCTCACTGTGGTCGCCGGTTCAGAGTCCATGCCTGTTTCCTTCGCCATCAGGACCTCTGCAAGGGTCAGGGCTGGGCCACTGCTCACTGGACTTACAAGTGA